The genomic window TATTGAATCTAAATAGTGTTTTCTAATTTTTGTTTCTTCTTCTATTGCCTCTAAAGTATACCCCTTGCTTAATCGCTCTTTTCTAAATTTATCACCTATATCTGCCATCCGTTGTTTTCACTCCTAACCACCGTTAATATTAAGTTATGCTAATTTTAAATTTAGATTTATGTATCAATTGAGGAGGCTAAACCTACAGCCATTCTTATAGCCTGTCTCATAGGAAATTTCAGTGATAATCCATAAACAATACCTGCTAAAAATAAATGAAGTTGTTTCTTGCAATTAAATTCTTGATTTGGAGATAATGGTAAACTACTAACTCCTTTTTTGTTTATCGTTATTATATTATTGGTTCCATCAGTTATAATTACATCTCTTACACCTTTTTCAACCATATCTATTCCTTTTTCAGTATTAACCTGCAACATTTCGTTATTTTTAGTACCAATAATCACTAAAGAGTATTCATTTAGTATATCAGATATTTCTTGTATATTGTTATCTACATAAACACATGTACAATAGGAAGGAATCATTCTTAAGTCATTTTTGGTAATTAAATGTTTATATCCTATTTCTTGAAAACTTGGTTGAATTATTAACCATTCACTATTATACGCAATCCACTCTCTTTCACTAAGAAGTCCTTCATAATCATTTAATAAAAATCCTTCTGAAAATTCAATTACATTGTTAACAATAATTTTCCTACTACTTCTCTTATGTTGGTGCTTATATATGTTAGACAAGTCTACGTCTAGTTTCTGTAAATTTTCTATTAAACTAGTGCTTAAATCATCATTTCCAATTAATGTTATAATCTTAACCTTTGCACCTAAATTT from Candidatus Syntrophocurvum alkaliphilum includes these protein-coding regions:
- a CDS encoding PfkB family carbohydrate kinase, encoding MRLTSREKEILDILKKEPLISQEELALRFNITRSSVAVHISNLMKKGVILGKGYVFNEEIPIVVIGESSLDIQVTQNDEDKIDIFYGGFANEVSKALTNLGAKVKIITLIGNDDLSTSLIENLQKLDVDLSNIYKHQHKRSSRKIIVNNVIEFSEGFLLNDYEGLLSEREWIAYNSEWLIIQPSFQEIGYKHLITKNDLRMIPSYCTCVYVDNNIQEISDILNEYSLVIIGTKNNEMLQVNTEKGIDMVEKGVRDVIITDGTNNIITINKKGVSSLPLSPNQEFNCKKQLHLFLAGIVYGLSLKFPMRQAIRMAVGLASSIDT